The DNA window ACCGTGCTGATGGCCCGGCTCCACCGCATACACGCCCCAGACCAGGCGCTGCACCAGGTGGCGCAGCAGCGGATGTTCGACCAGGAAGGTGCGGAACAGCTCCGGGGTCCAGCGGCGGCGCGCGCACATCGCCAGCTCCAGGCGCAGCACCTGCTGGCTGGCAATGGTGCGCACGTCCTTCTTCAGGGCCTTGAAGCGCTCGACCGCCTCCGCTGCCAACGCAGCGTCGTCGGTCTTCTTCGGCTTGGGCAGATCGGGCAGGCGCGCACCATCAACGCCGTCGTTGTGTTCGCGCACGTAGGGCTTGAGCGCTTCGTCGAAGCCGACCTTGAAGGCGCGCGGGCCGAAGTCGAGCTGCAGGGTGCCGTGCTCGTCCAGCCCCAGGTCGGGGGCCAGGCGGTCTTCCAGTTCCTCGGTGCTGAGCTGGCGGGCCTCGGCAATCGCGGCGATCTTCTCGCGCGCCTTGTCCTGCAGCCCCTTGAACTTGACCTTCTGGGCGATGCCGTTGATCTGCATCAGCGCCACGTCCGAACCGATGGCGGCCAGCACGTCCAGCCCGGTCACCGCGCGCGCGTGCGCCGATTCACCGGGCCAGGCGCGGATGAAGGGGGTGAGGCGGCGCGCGGTGTCGTCATTGCCGAAGTGTGCCAGCGCCTGCAGCGCCCAGCCTTCCTTGCCCGGTGCACCGGCATTGAGCCAGGCCCCGAACAGATCCCAGCAGAAATCCGCCAGGCTGTCGGCGCGGCAGGCTTCCGCTACCTGCGGAATGCCCGCGTAGATTTCTTCGTTGGTCGGGAAGGTGAGCATCTGGCCCAGTGCCTGCAGGGCGTCATCGCCCAACGCCTTGCCGTTGTGCAGGACCGGACGCCGCCAGCCGCTGGGATTCCAGAATGCCGGCAGCGCGGTGCGCTTGCCGGGGAAGCGGTCGAGCGGGTTTTCGTCCATCACCCGTTCCAGTCCTTCCAGTACGGCCGGGTCGTTGTAGCGGCCGGCCACCTCGCGCAGCAGTGCTTCGTGGCCGTTCAACCACAGCAGACGCAGGGCACTGGCGGCGGAATCGCGGGCTTCACCCGCTTTGCCCAGCGCCGCCGGCAGCAGACCCACGGCCGCATGTTCGGGATGACGCAGCAACCAGGTGCGCCCGGTCTCGCGCACCGACTTGAGGCGGGCGAAGGCACGCGCGGCGGTGGGGGCCAGCTCCACTGCGCCGATCGCCAGAGCGGGTGGCAGGCAGTCCATCGGCTTGTTACGCACCAGCGCGCTCACCGCCGACAGCACCGCCAGCCCGTGCATGGCAACCATGCGGCTGATGTCATCACTGTTGATGCGGCTGTTGCTGACGATGTCGTCAACAATGGCGTTCCAGAACGGTACCGGCATCCCTTCGGGCAGCGTAGTGACCACGTCGGCGCGAACCGACAGCCAAAAGTAATCTTGGCGATGTGCGGCGATCATCTCGCGCCAGATGCGCACCAGGCCATCGGTATCGCGCTTGCCGATGGCGGCTACTGCCTGTTCGGCCAACGGTTTGAGGTGCTCCAGGTGCGACCAGAAGCCCAGCTGCGAAACCAGCTCGGCCGGGTTGTCGCGGCATTCCTGCAGCCGTTTGGCGGTCCAGCCGCTTTCTTCCAGCGCAGCCTCGCGGCTGCCGGGATCCCACAACTCACGCGGTGCCAGCGTCAGAGGCTGCAGCTGCTGCACCGTGGCAGCCTTCTTCTGCTTCGCTGCCAGCCACGGCGGGGCGGCCAGCACCGGCGGCAGTTCGTCCGCTGCGGCGACTTCAGAAGGGCCCTTCAGAATGGCGCGCTGGCGCTCCAGCGTGGCCCGTTCGGCCGGCTCCAGCCACGGCAGCACTTCATCGGCGGCGTCTCCCAGGCTGCGCAGCAGCTGCACCACGTTGGGCATCAGCAGGCCGGCGTCCTTGCCACCGGACGCGACCACGCGCAGCAGCCCGACCAGCGCCGCCTGCGGCCAGCGGCTGACCGCCAGCGACAGGTTGGCCAGGGATTGCTTGGAGGTGCTGGCGACGCGGGCCAGTGCTTCGACGGCTTCGGGCGTGCCGATCTGGGTCAGGCCCTTGCCGGCAGCATCGCGCTCGGCATGCCGCGCCAGCAGCTCGGTCGCCTGCAGGCCACGCTCCAACAACAGCGTGGAGACCGAATGGGCATCGTCCCAGAGTCCGCCACCTTCGACGCGAATCCTGGCCGCCGTATTCACCGCCACAGGATCGGTAGCGATGAGCAGCAGCCAGTGGGCTGCGTCGCTCAGAGGTGCGCCGTCTGCGGCGGCGAGCACCTGGTGGGCCAGCTCGGGGTGATCAGGCACCAGCAACGCCAACGGCGGTCGGCGACAGGCAGGGACCTGCGCCAGCGCGGTGGCGATGCGATCCACGCATTCCTGCCACACCGCTTCGGGCGCGGCGGCCAGATGATTGCGCAGCAGGTTCTCCGGTGCGGTGAGCGGCTGGTTCCAATTGCGGCCAATGGGATGAGTGGCCTGGGCGTGAAAGCTGGCCAACCTGCCACCGGCTTTCGGGTCATAACCACAGTCAAACTGCAGGTACTGGCTCTCCAGATACAGCTCCAGTGTGTCGCGCAAGCCATATCGGGCGAGCAGCCACGCCGTCGCGGCATGACTGGAATCGGTCATGTAGTAACCCATGTTGTACTGCGCGAGCAGCAACAGAAGGCGGTCGGCGTCCCGGTCCAGCTCGGGTTCCGGCCCCTTCAACCGCTGGATAAGGCGCTCTGCGGCGGGCTGCAGCGTGCTGTCGGTCCTGTTGACGTCCAGCGACAGCTGGTCGGTCATCACGACTTCCTTCCAGCGTGCGGCGGCATCTGGGGCGGTGAGGGTCGGCGCAAATCGCCGCGAGGCGTACATGCCCAGACGATCCTGCTGGGTGAGATGCAGGGGCTCACCCTGGCGCAGCCATGGTGCCAGCGTCACGTCGCCGCTCGCCCCCGGGCCAACCGCAGCGGGCATGGCCCGCAGCCAGTCGGCAGGGAGACTGGCGGCGATGTCCTGCGCCTTGTCGGCGAACTTGCTGCTCCAGTAGTTGAGCAGACCCGCGCTGGACAGCGCACCCCACACCACTTTCGCGGCCTCCTCGCTGACACCGGCGCGCCGGCGCAGCTGGGCCACAGACAGCACATCTCCGGTTTTCAGGCTGCCATCCAGGATCGCAAGCCGGATGCTTTCAAAGCCGCGCGCAGCCTGCTCGTCCACCGGCTCGACGGACGCGGGGACATCCGGCTCGGGGTCGGGCTGCGCAACTTCGGCTTTGGCCTTGGCTGCTTTGGAAGGTTTAGCGGCTTTGGGCGGGATCACCGGCGATGCAGCGGTGCCGGCCTCGACACCGCTTTCGGCGTAGCCCTTGCCGGTCTTCTCGGTCACCAGCTTGGTCAGCGCCGCGGTCGCCTTGGCCTCGTCAGCGAATGACTTGGTCTGGCTCTGCCCTTGGGTACCGATGCGGCCCCAGCGGATGTTCAGATCGCTGCCGTCCTGTTCCACTTCCCAGAACTTGCTGGAAGTGCCTTCGACCAGTTCGAATCGCCGCATTGCGTCCCTGCCTTAGTTGTTCCCCGTGCGGCCACACCGGCGCGACCGCATCCCTCGGTCCGGATCGTTGGCGATCCGCAGGCCTCAAGCATACCGGGGAACCATGGCAGCGGCACGACGCCGCCGCGGTCAGCGGGCCCGCAGCAGGCGCAACCCGAACGCAGGTGCCTGCGCGTCCCAGCGGTGGGTGACCTGCAACCCGGCCTCGGCGGCCAGCAGGGCAAAGCTGGCCTCGGTGTACTTGTGGCTGTACTCCACGCGCATGGCCTCGCCAGCGGCGAAGTTGAAGGTCCGCCCACCGACGTGCACCTGCTGGTCGCGCAGGCTGACCAGGTCGGTTTCGATGCGCAGCCGCTCCACGCTGTAGCGAGCCCGGTGCGCGAAGCTCTCAAGGTCGAAGTCGCTGCCGATCTCACGGTTGAGCCGGCGCAGCAGGTTCAGAGTGAACTCGGCGGTGACCCCGGCGGCATCGTTGTAGGCCGCTTCGATCAGCGTGGGATCTTTGTGCAGGTCGATGCCGATCAGGGCCAAGCCGCCCTCGCCCATGGTCTGGCGCATGGCGCGCAGCAGGGCAACCGCCTCGGCACCGGCGAAATTGCCCAGGGTGGAGCCGGGGAAGAACACCAGCCGCCGCGCCGGTTCGCGCTCTGGCTCCGGCAGCTGCACCGGACGGGTGAAGTCGGCACACACCGGCAGCATTTCGATCTCCGGCAACGCCGGGGCCAGCCGCGCCACGCTGTCGAGCAGAGCGGCGCGCGAGATCTCGATCGGCGTGTAGGCCACCGGGTCCACCAGCGCCTGCAGCAGGATCTCGGTCTTGCGTCCACTGCCGCTGCCGAGCTCGACCACGTGCAGGTGTGGACCAACCACGGCGGCTATGTCGGCGGCGCGCTCCTGCAGCAGATCCAGCTCGGTGCGCGTGGGGTAGTACTCGGGCTGGCGGGTGATCTGCTCGAACAGGGCCGATCCGCGCGCGTCGTAGAAGTACTTGGACGGCAGCTGGCGCGGATGCTGTGACAGCCCGTGCAGGATGTCGGCAGTGATCCGGGCGCGGTCGGGCTGCAGGTCGGTGAGCGCGTCGAGCGCGTCGCTGACGGTGCTCATGCGAGCCCCCGGGCCAGGCGCAGACCGGCGAACTGCCAGCGTGCCGACGGTGCAAAGAAATTCCGGTAGCTGGCCCGCACGTGCCCGGCGGGTGTGGCGCAGCTGCCGCCGCGCAGAATCCACTGTCCGCACATGAACTTGCCGTTGTACTCACCGAGGTTGCCCGCGAACGGTTGGAAGCCGGGATAGGCCCCATAGGCGCTGCTGGTCCACTCCCAGACGTCGCCGAACAGCTGCAGCGGCTGCGCTGGGTTGGCGCTTTCGCCCGTAAAGGCCCGCGGATGCAGATGGTCGTCGTCGGCGAAGTTGCCCTGGACCGGGAGGGACTGCGCGACCGCTTCCCATTCGAACTCGGTGGGCAGGCGCGCGCCGGCCCAGCGGGCATAGGCGTCGGCCTCGAAGTAGCTGAGGTGGCAGACTGGGGCATCGGGATCGATGGCGCGCCAGCCCCCCAGGGTGAACTCGCGCTCGAGGCTGTCATCCCAGTACAGCGGGTGCTGCCAGCCTTCGTTCTGGACCAGGGTCCAGCCCTCACTCATCCAGTGCGCGGCCTGGCGGTAACCGCCGTCGAGGATGAAGGCCCGGTACTCAGCGTTGCTGACCGGACGATTGGCCACGACATGCGCGGGAACGAGCACGCGGTGCACGGGGGATTCGTTGTCATAGGCGAAGGCAGGGTGTGCCGGCCACGCCGGCGCACCGATCTCGACGATGCACTCTTCTGCCGGCAGCCAGCGCATCGGCAGCGCGGCCCCGGTGCTGCGCTTGAGGTCGTCGCGGTACGCGGGCTGCAGCGGATTGCACCAGAGCGCGTGCTTGATGTCGGTCAGCAGCAGTTCCTGGTGCTGCTGTTCGTGGTGCAGACCGAGCAGCAGTTGGTGGCATGCCTGACTGTCGAGCGCGTCGCGCTGCAGCAGCTCGATGACCTGGTCATCGACGCGCTGGCGATAGTCGCGCACCTCCTCCAGCGATGGCCGCGACAGCAGTCCACGCTGCGGGCGCGCATGGGCCGGGCCAATGCTCTGGTAGTAGCTGTTGAACAGGTAATGCCAGTCGGCATTGAACGGGGCGTGGCCCGGTTGGCTGCCCACCACGAAGCGCTCGAAGAACCAGCTGGTATGTGCCAGATGCCATTTGGTCGGGCTGGCATCGGGCATGCTCTGGACCATGGCGTCTTCGGCGCTGAGCGGCGCGGCCAGAGCGAGACTGCGGGCGCGGACGGCGCGGAAATGCTCGGCCAGCGCGCGGGCGGCCTGCGGTGTTGCGGCGACAGTGTTCATCGCCTCAGGATCAGCCAGCGACGGTGAGCGCACCGTCACGATTGCCCTCACGTTGCGTTACAGCGGGCGACGTGAATACGCGCCGGGCGTGTCGATCAGGGCAGCGCGTCGAGGTAGAACCAGCGACCGTCGATGCGCTCGAAACGGCTGTGTTCCTGCATCTTCACCGCGCTGCCGCCGCCAACCTTGTAGCGGGCGGTGAAACGGACCTGGGCGTGATCGGGATCGGCCTGGGTGTGTTCGTGCACGGTGAGGCCGAGCCAGCGGGTGCGCAGGCTGGGGGCTTCGTCGAAGCCGAGGCTTTCCGGGCGGGTCTGCGGGTGCCAGCTGACGAGCAGATAGTCGGCACGCTCCTGCACATAGGCGGCGTAGCGCGAGCGCATCAGGGTCTCGGCGTCAGGCGCGATGGCCCCGGCGTGGTACTGACCGCAGCAGGCGGCATAGGACAACGGGCGACCGCAGGGGCAGGGTTCGGCAAGGACTTTGCTCATGCGGCCATTGTGCCCGGAACGGCGTATGCTGGCGCGCCTTTCCCTGCGAAGTCCGTGCCGTGCTGGAGCTGGTTCCCCCCGAGTTGTGGTGGTTGGTGGCGATTGCATTCATTGCCGGTCTGGTGGACGCGGCGGTCGGTGGTGGGGGTCTGGTGCAGCTGCCGGGCCTGTTCACGGTGTTGCCACAGCACACGCCGGCGATGCTGTTCGGCACCAACAAGTTCAGCTCGATGTTCGGCACCGCGGCAGCGGCGTGGCGTTACGCGCGCAATGTGCGCTTCCCTTGGAAGCCGGTGCTGTTCGCGGCGGGTACGGCATTCGTGTTCTCGTTCGCGGGGGCGACAGCGGTCAGCCTGTTACCCAAGGACGCTGTGCGCCCGCTGGTGCTGGTGTTGCTGATCGCAATGCTGGGCTACACGCTGTGGAAGAAGGACTTTGGTGCCCTGCACCGCCCGCGCGAGATCGGCCGCAAGGAGCTGTGGACGGCGCTGGCGATCGGCGCGGCGATCGGCTTCTACGACGGCTTCTTCGGCCCGGGCACGGGCAGCTTCCTGATCTTCCTGTTCGTACGCTTCTTCGGCCTGGATTTCCTGCGCGCGTCGGCGGCCTCGAAGGTGGTGAACCTGGCGACCAACGTGGCCGCGATCTCGTTCTTCGTGCCCACCGGCAACATCCTGTGGCTGTTCGCCCTGCCGATGGCGGCCGCCAACATCACCGGCAGCGTGGTCGGCACACGGCTGGCCCTGCGCGGCGGCACACCCTTCATCCGCAAGCTGTTCGTCGGCCTGGTGGTCGTGCTGATCGCGCGGATGGGTTGGGATACGTTTGCCGGGTGATCCTCGCAGCGCCTGCGCCTGCTCGATGCTTGGCTGCGATTGCGGGATCTACGTAGAGCCGGGCTTGCCCGGCTGCTGTTGGATTCGTGCGAACAGCCCTCTGTTCACGGCGTCCCTGGTTTGGCGGATCGGAATGGGCGTTCCGGGGGACGCTGCAAGTACGTCCCTGTAAGCTCGATCGCCGCATCCATGCGGCTCACGCCCCCTCCAGCCCACCCCGACCCGCCCCGACAGCGTTTCGGTGACCATGGGAGATCAACGGCGGCGTTGTTCAGTTTTCATGCGTTACCGGGCGTTGGAGATTTCACGGCCGTCGTCTGTCGACCGACGCTACCGGCGTCAGCACGCGCGATGCCGCATTACCGGCCGTGTTGCGCGATGCATGAGAGGGGGCCTACGGGTGACCCCTGGAGGGACACTCCACGGCATGGATGCCGTGGAGTAGCCTACATGGACGTACTTGCGGCGTGTCCCGGAACGGGGTTGCCCGTAGGCCCCCAGCACGTAGCAACCGAAACGCCGCCGTTCGCGATCAAGCCTCGACTTCAGCAGCCTGCCGTGAACGCTCTGGCAGCTTCAGGCGCTTGCCCTCCTCGTCGTACTCGATCAGCAGTACGCCGGAATCGTGGCGGCCGCTGATTTCGACGAAGCAGGCACCGCCGATGAACGGCTCCAACGTCATCACCGACTTCAGC is part of the Stenotrophomonas oahuensis genome and encodes:
- a CDS encoding DUF4132 domain-containing protein, with translation MRRFELVEGTSSKFWEVEQDGSDLNIRWGRIGTQGQSQTKSFADEAKATAALTKLVTEKTGKGYAESGVEAGTAASPVIPPKAAKPSKAAKAKAEVAQPDPEPDVPASVEPVDEQAARGFESIRLAILDGSLKTGDVLSVAQLRRRAGVSEEAAKVVWGALSSAGLLNYWSSKFADKAQDIAASLPADWLRAMPAAVGPGASGDVTLAPWLRQGEPLHLTQQDRLGMYASRRFAPTLTAPDAAARWKEVVMTDQLSLDVNRTDSTLQPAAERLIQRLKGPEPELDRDADRLLLLLAQYNMGYYMTDSSHAATAWLLARYGLRDTLELYLESQYLQFDCGYDPKAGGRLASFHAQATHPIGRNWNQPLTAPENLLRNHLAAAPEAVWQECVDRIATALAQVPACRRPPLALLVPDHPELAHQVLAAADGAPLSDAAHWLLLIATDPVAVNTAARIRVEGGGLWDDAHSVSTLLLERGLQATELLARHAERDAAGKGLTQIGTPEAVEALARVASTSKQSLANLSLAVSRWPQAALVGLLRVVASGGKDAGLLMPNVVQLLRSLGDAADEVLPWLEPAERATLERQRAILKGPSEVAAADELPPVLAAPPWLAAKQKKAATVQQLQPLTLAPRELWDPGSREAALEESGWTAKRLQECRDNPAELVSQLGFWSHLEHLKPLAEQAVAAIGKRDTDGLVRIWREMIAAHRQDYFWLSVRADVVTTLPEGMPVPFWNAIVDDIVSNSRINSDDISRMVAMHGLAVLSAVSALVRNKPMDCLPPALAIGAVELAPTAARAFARLKSVRETGRTWLLRHPEHAAVGLLPAALGKAGEARDSAASALRLLWLNGHEALLREVAGRYNDPAVLEGLERVMDENPLDRFPGKRTALPAFWNPSGWRRPVLHNGKALGDDALQALGQMLTFPTNEEIYAGIPQVAEACRADSLADFCWDLFGAWLNAGAPGKEGWALQALAHFGNDDTARRLTPFIRAWPGESAHARAVTGLDVLAAIGSDVALMQINGIAQKVKFKGLQDKAREKIAAIAEARQLSTEELEDRLAPDLGLDEHGTLQLDFGPRAFKVGFDEALKPYVREHNDGVDGARLPDLPKPKKTDDAALAAEAVERFKALKKDVRTIASQQVLRLELAMCARRRWTPELFRTFLVEHPLLRHLVQRLVWGVYAVEPGHQHGGVLQACFRVAEDGSFTTADDDSFVLPEGEHLRIGVPHALELDAADAAAFGQLLADYELLQPFAQIGRDTYSLDASEREVTKLLRWKGAKVPTGRVLGLVNKGWRRGTAQDGGSIWYFTKPLGDGKVIELLLDPGIIVGMVNEYPEQELGDVQYGKADSWGEMRDPDPLTGLDDIATSELIRDLEALRA
- the egtD gene encoding L-histidine N(alpha)-methyltransferase; this encodes MSTVSDALDALTDLQPDRARITADILHGLSQHPRQLPSKYFYDARGSALFEQITRQPEYYPTRTELDLLQERAADIAAVVGPHLHVVELGSGSGRKTEILLQALVDPVAYTPIEISRAALLDSVARLAPALPEIEMLPVCADFTRPVQLPEPEREPARRLVFFPGSTLGNFAGAEAVALLRAMRQTMGEGGLALIGIDLHKDPTLIEAAYNDAAGVTAEFTLNLLRRLNREIGSDFDLESFAHRARYSVERLRIETDLVSLRDQQVHVGGRTFNFAAGEAMRVEYSHKYTEASFALLAAEAGLQVTHRWDAQAPAFGLRLLRAR
- the egtB gene encoding ergothioneine biosynthesis protein EgtB, with amino-acid sequence MNTVAATPQAARALAEHFRAVRARSLALAAPLSAEDAMVQSMPDASPTKWHLAHTSWFFERFVVGSQPGHAPFNADWHYLFNSYYQSIGPAHARPQRGLLSRPSLEEVRDYRQRVDDQVIELLQRDALDSQACHQLLLGLHHEQQHQELLLTDIKHALWCNPLQPAYRDDLKRSTGAALPMRWLPAEECIVEIGAPAWPAHPAFAYDNESPVHRVLVPAHVVANRPVSNAEYRAFILDGGYRQAAHWMSEGWTLVQNEGWQHPLYWDDSLEREFTLGGWRAIDPDAPVCHLSYFEADAYARWAGARLPTEFEWEAVAQSLPVQGNFADDDHLHPRAFTGESANPAQPLQLFGDVWEWTSSAYGAYPGFQPFAGNLGEYNGKFMCGQWILRGGSCATPAGHVRASYRNFFAPSARWQFAGLRLARGLA
- a CDS encoding YchJ family metal-binding protein; translation: MSKVLAEPCPCGRPLSYAACCGQYHAGAIAPDAETLMRSRYAAYVQERADYLLVSWHPQTRPESLGFDEAPSLRTRWLGLTVHEHTQADPDHAQVRFTARYKVGGGSAVKMQEHSRFERIDGRWFYLDALP
- a CDS encoding sulfite exporter TauE/SafE family protein, translated to MLELVPPELWWLVAIAFIAGLVDAAVGGGGLVQLPGLFTVLPQHTPAMLFGTNKFSSMFGTAAAAWRYARNVRFPWKPVLFAAGTAFVFSFAGATAVSLLPKDAVRPLVLVLLIAMLGYTLWKKDFGALHRPREIGRKELWTALAIGAAIGFYDGFFGPGTGSFLIFLFVRFFGLDFLRASAASKVVNLATNVAAISFFVPTGNILWLFALPMAAANITGSVVGTRLALRGGTPFIRKLFVGLVVVLIARMGWDTFAG